In bacterium, one DNA window encodes the following:
- a CDS encoding glycoside hydrolase family 2 has product MNRIFLSVCLCLAAAAPLAAQEGRTRIDLNGTWEFAQTAEAFPPAKFSRKIPVPGLIFLAEPKIEQLEAYYKGDYQPRYNWYRRKFSVSAALAGREAVVTLLKSKYVTTVYLNGRKLGESMACYTPVEFPAGTALRPGAENEILVCVGDRKWLPSQAPGSTDKEKVTYWPGIWDDVFVTFSGNYRVDRALVLPELAAKKATLKLLLRDFYPAQIRYGDRMWDSCRVEAVVREKLSGARAAGPFVTTVALKRDNLTELALEMPFAAAHPWTPEDPFRYTVTVSLKDQSSKLSDRVEKTFGLRDFGRRGKHFTLNGQETILRGTNITLHRFFEDPECRALPWDREWTRRLMAEIPKKLDWNAMRVCVGICPDFWYDIADSCGLMLQNEWLYWQNHGWDEETRTEYRDWVWSDGSHPSIIIWDGINENWDDYIGNHLIPELKRLDPTRIWDAGYMTSEQMQQDEMDEPHPYRAVSHHDQFVQDIEKEPYDLGRLDRWPADFRDFLYSSSAQLVNEYGWIWLWRNGLPAKLTVNGYNYYTGPDATPEQRRELQAYWLQAETEWLRAERSFAGVLAFCYLTNDLGFTGDWFLNPIAKLEPSPTLKWFKHCFAPAAVFLNLTDQRWMKHVPPLEPGSELVVNLVGVNDLPADASGAVKVRLLDSTGREVLSQSLTMTIPRFYRENRATMLSLPAQPGGYLLLAEFTPAGRSEPVVSRRYIRVGKLEKYEFYDLTPSW; this is encoded by the coding sequence ATGAACAGAATTTTTCTTTCCGTATGTCTGTGCCTGGCGGCGGCCGCGCCCCTGGCCGCGCAGGAGGGGCGCACGCGGATCGACCTGAACGGCACGTGGGAGTTCGCCCAGACTGCTGAGGCGTTCCCGCCCGCCAAGTTCAGCCGCAAGATACCGGTGCCGGGGCTGATTTTCCTGGCCGAGCCGAAGATCGAGCAGTTGGAGGCCTACTACAAGGGCGACTATCAGCCACGCTACAACTGGTACCGCCGCAAATTCAGCGTGAGCGCCGCCCTGGCCGGACGCGAGGCAGTGGTGACCCTGCTCAAGAGCAAGTACGTGACCACTGTCTACCTGAACGGGCGCAAGCTTGGTGAGTCGATGGCCTGCTACACGCCGGTGGAGTTTCCGGCAGGAACGGCGCTTCGCCCGGGGGCGGAGAACGAGATACTGGTCTGCGTGGGCGACCGCAAGTGGCTGCCCTCCCAGGCCCCGGGCAGCACGGACAAGGAGAAAGTCACCTACTGGCCGGGCATCTGGGATGACGTGTTCGTCACTTTCAGCGGCAACTACCGGGTGGACCGGGCCCTGGTCCTGCCCGAGCTGGCCGCGAAAAAGGCTACGCTCAAGCTCCTTCTGCGCGATTTCTACCCGGCCCAGATCCGCTACGGCGACCGTATGTGGGACTCCTGCCGGGTGGAGGCCGTGGTGCGCGAAAAGCTGAGCGGCGCCCGGGCGGCCGGGCCGTTTGTCACCACTGTCGCCCTAAAGCGCGACAACCTTACCGAGCTGGCCCTTGAGATGCCGTTCGCCGCAGCGCATCCCTGGACCCCGGAGGACCCGTTCCGCTACACGGTGACAGTGAGCCTCAAGGACCAGTCCAGCAAACTGAGCGACCGGGTGGAAAAGACTTTCGGCCTGCGTGATTTCGGCCGCCGGGGCAAGCATTTTACGCTCAACGGTCAGGAAACTATTCTGCGCGGGACCAATATCACCCTGCACCGGTTCTTCGAGGACCCCGAGTGCCGCGCCCTGCCCTGGGACCGCGAGTGGACCCGCCGTCTGATGGCCGAGATCCCCAAGAAGCTGGACTGGAACGCCATGCGGGTCTGTGTGGGTATCTGCCCCGATTTCTGGTACGACATCGCCGACTCCTGCGGCCTGATGCTGCAGAACGAGTGGCTCTACTGGCAGAACCACGGCTGGGACGAGGAAACGCGCACCGAGTACCGCGACTGGGTCTGGTCGGATGGCAGCCACCCGAGCATAATCATCTGGGACGGGATCAACGAGAACTGGGATGACTATATCGGCAACCACCTGATCCCGGAGCTGAAACGGCTCGACCCGACCCGTATCTGGGACGCCGGCTACATGACCTCCGAACAGATGCAGCAGGACGAGATGGACGAGCCGCACCCGTACCGGGCGGTGAGCCACCACGATCAATTTGTCCAGGATATCGAAAAAGAGCCCTATGACCTGGGCCGTCTGGACCGCTGGCCCGCCGATTTCAGGGATTTTCTCTACAGCAGCTCGGCCCAACTGGTCAACGAGTACGGCTGGATCTGGCTCTGGCGCAACGGGCTTCCTGCCAAGCTCACGGTGAACGGGTATAACTACTACACCGGGCCGGACGCCACCCCGGAGCAGCGCCGCGAACTGCAGGCCTACTGGCTGCAGGCCGAGACCGAATGGTTGCGCGCCGAGCGCTCGTTCGCCGGGGTGCTGGCTTTCTGCTACCTGACCAACGACCTGGGGTTCACCGGCGACTGGTTCCTGAACCCGATCGCCAAGCTCGAACCCTCACCGACCCTCAAATGGTTCAAACACTGTTTCGCTCCGGCCGCGGTATTCCTCAACCTGACCGACCAGCGCTGGATGAAGCACGTGCCGCCGCTGGAGCCGGGGAGCGAGCTGGTGGTGAACCTGGTGGGGGTGAACGACCTGCCCGCGGATGCGAGCGGTGCGGTGAAAGTGCGCCTTCTGGATTCGACCGGCCGGGAGGTCTTGTCGCAGAGCCTCACCATGACCATCCCACGGTTCTACCGCGAGAACCGCGCCACCATGCTGAGCCTTCCCGCCCAGCCCGGCGGCTACCTCCTGCTGGCCGAGTTTACCCCCGCGGGCAGGAGCGAGCCGGTGGTCAGCCGACGGTATATCAGGGTGGGTAAGCTGGAGAAATACGAATTCTACGACCTGACGCCGTCCTGGTAA